The following coding sequences are from one Armatimonadota bacterium window:
- a CDS encoding response regulator transcription factor, translating to MKILVVDDEETMVRSLSALLAQEGYTVAVATDGPRALQAARVERPDLILLDVLLPGIDGIEVCRQIRTWSTVPIIMLTAKTAEVDKVVGLEVGADDYVTKPFSPRELVARVKAQLRRAQMQAQEAGRDRLRSGEVELDIARHRVTVRGKEVALSPKEFDLLRVLMSHPGRVLGRDYLLNQVWGEDFFGDTRTLDVHIRWLREKIESDPSTPTYIQTVHGVGYRFQG from the coding sequence ATGAAGATCCTGGTGGTGGATGACGAGGAGACTATGGTCCGGTCACTCTCGGCCCTGCTGGCGCAGGAAGGCTACACCGTCGCTGTGGCCACCGACGGTCCCCGGGCGCTGCAGGCCGCCCGGGTGGAGCGGCCCGACCTGATTCTCCTGGACGTGCTGCTCCCGGGGATAGACGGGATCGAGGTCTGCCGGCAGATTCGCACCTGGTCGACGGTCCCCATCATCATGCTGACAGCGAAGACGGCAGAGGTGGACAAGGTTGTCGGGCTGGAGGTCGGTGCCGACGACTACGTGACCAAACCCTTCAGCCCGCGGGAGCTGGTGGCGCGGGTCAAAGCTCAGCTACGCCGCGCGCAGATGCAGGCGCAGGAGGCCGGGCGAGACCGGCTGCGGTCCGGCGAGGTAGAGCTGGACATCGCCCGGCACCGGGTGACTGTCCGCGGCAAGGAGGTGGCCCTCTCCCCCAAGGAGTTCGATCTGCTGCGGGTACTGATGAGTCACCCCGGCCGCGTCCTGGGGCGCGATTACCTCCTGAACCAGGTCTGGGGTGAGGATTTCTTCGGCGACACGCGCACGCTGGACGTCCACATCCGGTGGCTGCGGGAGAAGATCGAGTCCGATCCCAGCACCCCCACCTACATTCAGACCGTCCACGGCGTGGGCTACCGCTTTCAGGGATAG
- a CDS encoding ATP-binding protein, with the protein MFRRIRWKLLATYLIVVSPTIVFLGVHLTRQFEAAYSERSEADLRDLARLLSAVALDGLGSGRPEVLRRQVQAVPPRADLAVFVTDAAGTVVASRGPAAPIPGVRAEGAAVANALRGEEVSGTGAVPGGGEAVYAAVPVRAGGRVLGAVYVLRPLTSLHGQIRHVRWVVAWATVVALAIAGGLALLLARSIAGPVQEMQVAASRLAAGHLDQRIPVRTRDELGDLARSLNYMASELARIDSLRRQFVADASHELRTPVANLAVAVEALKGMVSPDRGDAAVLVEAVEHEVGRLRRLVEDLLDLSLVESGEVRLNLLTVPPAEIIHRAVQPFYPRAEAGGIRLQVELPARLPSVRADPERTVQVLTNLLDNALKYTPPGGQVTVSASERRGHVLLGVADTGPGIPEADLPHIFDRFYKVDKSRTAARGGAGLGLAIAKRLVEAQGGIIMAENVEGRGARFLVALPRAG; encoded by the coding sequence ATGTTCCGGCGCATCCGCTGGAAGCTGCTGGCCACCTATCTCATCGTGGTCTCCCCGACGATCGTCTTTCTGGGTGTGCACCTGACGCGCCAGTTTGAGGCGGCCTACAGTGAGCGGTCCGAGGCGGACCTGCGGGACCTGGCCCGGCTGCTGAGTGCCGTGGCGCTCGACGGGCTGGGCAGCGGTCGTCCGGAGGTCCTTCGGCGGCAGGTGCAGGCTGTGCCCCCAAGAGCGGACCTCGCGGTCTTCGTGACCGACGCGGCGGGGACCGTGGTGGCCTCGCGGGGGCCCGCAGCTCCGATTCCCGGCGTCAGGGCTGAAGGTGCCGCTGTTGCTAATGCCCTGCGGGGAGAGGAGGTCAGCGGTACGGGCGCGGTTCCAGGTGGAGGAGAGGCCGTCTATGCCGCCGTGCCGGTGCGGGCCGGAGGTCGCGTCCTGGGAGCGGTGTACGTGCTGCGCCCGCTGACGTCGCTGCACGGGCAGATTCGGCACGTTCGCTGGGTGGTGGCCTGGGCCACGGTCGTGGCGCTGGCCATTGCCGGAGGGCTGGCCCTGCTCCTGGCGCGCAGCATCGCCGGCCCGGTCCAGGAGATGCAGGTCGCGGCCAGCCGCCTGGCCGCTGGCCACCTGGACCAGCGCATCCCCGTACGCACGCGCGACGAGCTGGGGGACCTGGCCCGTTCGCTCAACTACATGGCCAGCGAGCTGGCCCGCATCGATTCCCTGCGCCGGCAATTCGTCGCGGACGCCTCCCACGAATTGCGGACGCCCGTAGCCAACCTGGCCGTTGCCGTGGAGGCCCTCAAGGGCATGGTCTCCCCTGACCGGGGCGATGCGGCAGTATTGGTGGAAGCGGTGGAACACGAGGTGGGCCGGCTGCGCCGGCTGGTCGAAGACCTGCTGGACCTCTCCCTCGTTGAATCAGGTGAGGTGCGCCTGAATCTGCTCACAGTGCCTCCCGCCGAGATCATCCACCGCGCGGTGCAGCCCTTCTATCCCCGGGCGGAGGCGGGAGGCATCAGGTTGCAGGTGGAGCTCCCGGCGCGGCTGCCGTCGGTGAGAGCCGACCCGGAGCGGACGGTGCAGGTACTGACCAACCTGCTGGACAACGCCCTGAAGTACACGCCGCCCGGTGGCCAGGTAACTGTCAGCGCCAGCGAGCGCCGCGGCCACGTCCTGCTGGGCGTGGCCGATACCGGACCGGGAATCCCTGAAGCCGATCTGCCGCACATCTTCGACCGCTTCTACAAGGTGGACAAGTCGCGTACCGCCGCCCGCGGCGGAGCGGGGCTTGGCCTGGCCATCGCCAAGCGCCTGGTGGAGGCTCAGGGCGGGATCATTATGGCGGAGAATGTGGAGGGCCGTGGCGCGCGCTTCCTCGTGGCCCTTCCCCGGGCTGGATGA
- a CDS encoding ABC transporter substrate-binding protein → MRTIRLTGQGNQIRAQALGLLIAAMMVTVVLAPATAQRVPGVTADTITLGMPVAMSGPVSTIGIPLARGAEAYFKWVNDRGGIHGRRVRLIIEDDRYIPSETLAAARKLVERDEVFALFRPLGTPTGAAIIDYTVERAVPVVAPASGSSLWIQPFKRNYFSIQPIYFFEGRLMAKYALETMGAKRIAVFYQNDSYGKEGRDAFVQMLTINGVRPVADIPYEPGETSFTAHAVRLREANPDLVFVYAIVVPAASLLREAARLGLRTRWLMTYVLADPVMFRLAGDQMEGVRAGAWLLDPDGDDPAVVAYRSRLKAAFPAEVPGGYSISSDAAAALMVEGLRRAGRDLTRDRFIEAMEGIRNFNAGGLTPPFGYSRTDHSGIRQLAIVEGRRGKWVTVKEFFGE, encoded by the coding sequence ATGCGCACGATAAGACTGACGGGGCAGGGGAACCAGATCCGGGCGCAGGCCCTCGGGTTGTTGATCGCGGCAATGATGGTGACGGTGGTGCTGGCGCCGGCGACGGCCCAGCGTGTCCCCGGCGTCACAGCGGACACGATCACCCTGGGCATGCCGGTGGCCATGTCCGGCCCGGTCTCGACCATCGGCATCCCGCTGGCCCGGGGCGCCGAGGCCTACTTCAAGTGGGTCAACGACCGGGGAGGCATCCACGGCCGACGCGTCCGCCTGATCATCGAGGATGACCGCTACATCCCCTCGGAGACGCTCGCCGCCGCACGCAAGCTGGTCGAGCGGGACGAGGTCTTCGCGCTCTTCCGCCCGCTGGGCACGCCCACCGGGGCTGCGATCATCGACTACACCGTCGAACGCGCTGTGCCCGTCGTCGCGCCGGCCTCGGGGTCGTCACTGTGGATCCAGCCCTTCAAACGCAACTACTTCAGTATCCAGCCCATCTACTTCTTTGAGGGGCGGCTGATGGCCAAGTACGCGCTGGAGACAATGGGGGCGAAGCGCATCGCGGTCTTCTACCAGAACGACTCCTATGGTAAGGAAGGCCGGGACGCCTTCGTGCAGATGCTGACGATCAACGGCGTGCGTCCGGTCGCGGACATCCCCTATGAACCCGGGGAGACCAGCTTCACTGCGCACGCCGTCCGGTTGCGCGAGGCCAATCCGGACCTGGTATTCGTTTACGCGATCGTTGTTCCCGCGGCTTCGCTGCTCCGGGAGGCAGCGCGGCTGGGCCTGCGGACCCGGTGGTTAATGACCTACGTGCTGGCCGATCCGGTCATGTTCCGGCTGGCCGGCGATCAAATGGAGGGGGTTCGGGCGGGAGCATGGCTGCTCGATCCGGACGGCGATGACCCTGCTGTCGTCGCTTACCGCAGCCGGCTCAAGGCCGCGTTTCCCGCAGAGGTGCCCGGTGGCTATAGCATCTCCTCCGACGCCGCTGCGGCCCTGATGGTGGAGGGGCTGCGGCGCGCCGGTCGCGATCTAACGCGCGACCGCTTCATCGAGGCGATGGAGGGCATCAGGAACTTCAACGCTGGCGGGCTAACCCCGCCCTTCGGATACAGCCGGACCGACCACTCCGGCATCCGGCAACTCGCCATCGTTGAAGGCCGGCGCGGGAAGTGGGTGACGGTCAAGGAGTTCTTCGGCGAGTGA
- a CDS encoding alpha/beta hydrolase — protein MPFIDLETGIRMHYRDGGRGKPILFVPGFSATVDTWNYAVLDLHDRYRCVCVDLRGHGDSDKPYSAYTYDEMCGDLRAFLRSLDLRDVTFVGWSMGAGVGLKYVLDYNQDVRVTRLVMVGPATPRFTQTPTEPYGMDEATAAASLEAVRRGLPETMAAFAGLNYHRTDLEATKAWFLSQWLRMPAYVGFKYFKTLLTEDLRGRLGEVDLPVLICHGRHDQVCHPGWAEYMVPRIKECRIVWFENSGHALMVEEPDKFSQELAAFIG, from the coding sequence ATGCCGTTTATCGACCTCGAGACTGGAATCCGCATGCACTACCGGGATGGAGGCCGGGGGAAGCCGATCCTGTTCGTTCCCGGGTTCTCCGCCACGGTGGACACGTGGAACTACGCCGTGCTCGACCTCCATGACCGCTACCGCTGTGTATGCGTAGACCTCCGGGGCCACGGCGACTCGGACAAGCCGTACTCCGCGTATACCTATGACGAGATGTGTGGGGACCTGCGCGCGTTTCTCAGATCGCTGGACCTGCGGGATGTGACCTTCGTGGGCTGGTCGATGGGGGCGGGGGTGGGGCTGAAGTACGTGCTGGACTACAACCAGGATGTGCGGGTGACCAGGCTGGTCATGGTCGGGCCGGCCACACCCCGCTTCACGCAGACCCCCACCGAACCCTACGGGATGGACGAGGCCACCGCGGCCGCGTCGCTAGAGGCCGTGCGGCGCGGCCTGCCGGAGACCATGGCCGCGTTCGCCGGACTGAATTACCACCGCACCGACCTCGAGGCGACGAAGGCATGGTTCCTCTCACAGTGGCTGAGAATGCCGGCGTACGTCGGCTTCAAGTACTTCAAAACGCTGCTGACCGAAGACCTGCGCGGGCGGCTGGGTGAGGTAGACCTGCCGGTGCTCATCTGCCACGGTCGCCACGACCAGGTCTGCCATCCCGGCTGGGCGGAGTACATGGTTCCTCGCATCAAGGAGTGCCGGATCGTGTGGTTCGAGAACAGCGGTCACGCCCTGATGGTGGAAGAGCCGGACAAGTTCTCACAGGAACTGGCTGCGTTCATCGGCTGA
- a CDS encoding amidohydrolase: MLFADRFFRRGRIITLDPDRPEAQSLAVREGKVVAVGMDEDLSGLAGPSTEIVDLEGRTVVPGFHDAHCHVLLFGLSLIEVNVRAATCINDIVTAVASRAAQYPHGEWIRGGGYNENKLAERRHPTRHDLDPASPDHPVWLIHVSGHMGVANSRALGLAGITRHTPDPPGGVIDRGAGGEPTGVLKETAQELVKRVLPPYSLERTKEALAAAGRQMASEGLTSVQDAWAGWIAPQEFRAYQEATREGLLLQRVRLMVDVESLAVRDGRFDFAFGLHSGFGDERLRLGAVKIFIDGSLIGRTAALSDPYADTDGNCGLLVKSQERIAEQVRMAHAGGWQVAMHAIGDRAIEVGLDAIERAMGPGAGRWRPRIEHCGVLRADLIERIRRLGVVVVTQPRFIYELGDGFRSALGEDRLRLTYPLASLRGIPVALSSDRPVVDGAPLRGMCAAICRRTVSGAACVPEEAITLREALQWYTLGGAYAAFEEAHLGSLEPGKLADFVVLSHDPFAAEPDALGEIGVMATFIGGVQVFGHL, translated from the coding sequence ATGCTTTTCGCTGACCGTTTCTTCCGCCGGGGCCGTATCATCACCCTTGACCCCGACCGTCCGGAGGCGCAATCTCTCGCGGTCCGGGAGGGAAAGGTTGTGGCTGTGGGCATGGATGAAGACCTGAGCGGCCTGGCCGGACCGTCCACGGAGATCGTTGACCTCGAAGGCCGGACCGTCGTACCCGGCTTCCACGATGCCCACTGTCATGTGCTGCTCTTCGGGCTGAGTCTGATCGAAGTCAACGTTAGAGCGGCCACATGCATCAACGACATCGTGACGGCGGTTGCATCCAGGGCGGCCCAATACCCTCACGGTGAATGGATTCGGGGAGGCGGCTACAACGAGAACAAGCTGGCCGAGCGCCGGCACCCAACCCGCCACGATCTCGATCCCGCCTCTCCGGACCATCCGGTCTGGCTAATCCACGTGTCCGGCCACATGGGCGTCGCCAACTCCCGCGCCCTGGGCCTTGCGGGTATTACCCGGCACACACCCGATCCTCCGGGGGGAGTGATTGACCGTGGAGCCGGCGGCGAGCCGACCGGGGTCCTGAAGGAAACGGCCCAGGAACTGGTCAAGCGCGTCCTGCCGCCCTACTCGCTGGAGAGGACCAAGGAGGCGCTGGCCGCTGCCGGACGCCAGATGGCCTCCGAGGGCCTCACCAGCGTGCAGGACGCCTGGGCCGGCTGGATCGCGCCTCAGGAGTTTCGCGCATACCAGGAGGCAACCCGCGAAGGGCTACTGCTGCAGCGGGTGCGTTTGATGGTGGATGTGGAGTCGCTGGCGGTCCGCGACGGCCGCTTCGACTTCGCGTTCGGCCTGCACTCAGGGTTTGGAGACGAGAGGCTCCGGCTGGGCGCTGTCAAGATCTTCATCGACGGGTCGCTGATTGGGCGCACGGCGGCGCTATCCGATCCGTATGCCGATACCGACGGCAACTGTGGGCTGCTGGTCAAGTCCCAAGAACGGATCGCGGAACAGGTGCGCATGGCCCATGCCGGCGGATGGCAGGTCGCCATGCACGCCATCGGGGACCGGGCCATCGAGGTGGGGCTGGACGCCATTGAGCGCGCCATGGGGCCGGGGGCAGGTCGCTGGCGGCCCCGCATTGAGCACTGCGGGGTTCTGCGGGCCGACCTGATCGAGCGAATCAGGCGGCTCGGCGTCGTGGTGGTTACCCAGCCGCGGTTCATCTATGAACTCGGGGATGGGTTTCGAAGCGCTCTTGGTGAGGATCGCCTGCGACTCACCTACCCGCTGGCCAGTCTCCGCGGCATTCCTGTAGCTCTGAGCTCCGATCGGCCGGTGGTAGACGGTGCGCCACTGCGGGGTATGTGTGCCGCCATTTGCCGCAGAACGGTAAGCGGGGCCGCATGCGTGCCGGAAGAGGCGATCACGTTGCGCGAAGCCCTCCAGTGGTACACGCTTGGCGGAGCCTACGCCGCCTTCGAGGAAGCCCATCTCGGCAGCCTCGAACCCGGAAAATTAGCCGATTTCGTCGTCCTGTCGCACGATCCGTTTGCGGCCGAGCCTGACGCGCTCGGCGAGATCGGCGTGATGGCGACCTTCATCGGCGGCGTTCAGGTGTTCGGACACCTCTGA
- a CDS encoding zinc-dependent alcohol dehydrogenase family protein codes for MKTRAAVLYKMEQPPPYAESRPLVVEEVDLDGPGPGEVLIQIAAAGLCHSDLSVIDGSRPRVMPLVLGHEASGVVREIGPGVADLAPGDHVVFSFVPACGHCSPCATGRPALCENGAKANLAGTLLSGARRFRDRDGQALHHHLGVSAFTQFTVAAQESLVKIDPTLSLEEAALFGCAVVTGVGAVVNTARVEPGASVAVFGLGGVGLSAVMGARLAGAWPIVVVDLVESKLHLAREVGATHTVSAKEGDPVETVHDLTGGGASYVFESVGSERVLAQAYQATRRGGVTVTIGLPHPGRQFAVSAVSLVVEERTVRGSYMGSAVPRRDIPRFIALYQAGLLPVDRLLSRTIALDEINPAFDALAGGEVVRQVIRFA; via the coding sequence ATGAAAACGCGAGCCGCCGTCCTCTACAAGATGGAACAGCCTCCGCCGTATGCCGAGTCGAGGCCGCTAGTGGTGGAGGAGGTGGACCTCGACGGCCCGGGCCCGGGCGAGGTGCTGATCCAGATCGCGGCGGCCGGGCTGTGTCACTCGGACCTGTCGGTGATCGACGGCTCCCGCCCCCGCGTCATGCCCTTGGTGCTGGGCCACGAGGCCAGCGGCGTCGTGCGCGAAATCGGGCCGGGGGTGGCCGACCTGGCACCGGGCGATCACGTGGTCTTCTCGTTCGTCCCGGCGTGTGGCCACTGTAGCCCATGCGCCACCGGCCGTCCGGCACTCTGCGAGAATGGGGCGAAGGCCAACCTGGCGGGTACGCTGCTGTCCGGCGCCCGCCGCTTCCGGGACCGGGACGGGCAGGCACTCCACCACCACCTGGGCGTCTCAGCCTTCACGCAGTTTACCGTCGCCGCGCAGGAGTCACTGGTCAAGATCGATCCGACCCTGTCGCTGGAGGAGGCGGCGCTCTTCGGGTGTGCGGTGGTGACCGGAGTCGGCGCCGTGGTCAACACGGCACGGGTCGAGCCAGGCGCCAGCGTGGCGGTCTTCGGCCTGGGCGGCGTGGGGCTTTCCGCTGTGATGGGCGCCCGCCTGGCAGGGGCCTGGCCGATCGTGGTCGTCGACCTCGTTGAGAGCAAGCTGCATCTAGCCCGAGAGGTGGGCGCCACGCACACCGTGAGCGCGAAAGAAGGCGACCCCGTAGAGACCGTCCACGACCTCACCGGCGGTGGAGCCTCGTATGTCTTTGAGAGCGTGGGCAGCGAGCGGGTGCTGGCCCAGGCCTACCAGGCCACGCGGCGCGGCGGCGTCACGGTAACCATTGGACTTCCCCACCCAGGGAGACAGTTTGCCGTATCCGCGGTGAGCCTGGTGGTCGAGGAGCGCACGGTCAGAGGCTCGTACATGGGTTCAGCCGTGCCGCGCCGCGATATCCCCCGCTTCATCGCCCTCTATCAGGCCGGGCTGCTGCCGGTGGATCGCCTGCTTTCCCGCACGATCGCGCTGGACGAGATCAACCCAGCTTTCGACGCGCTGGCCGGTGGGGAAGTGGTCCGGCAGGTGATCCGGTTCGCGTAG
- a CDS encoding cytochrome b N-terminal domain-containing protein, with protein MTGKTGLWRAVDERLKLSELAYPVPRHANTLAYSLGGISLIGFLVLIVSGVLLAQYYVPFPQSANDSVRTMMQTTGIARLLRGVHYWAAQVVMVTVLLHMIRVFTAGAFKKPREANWIIGVGLLASTVGLFFTGTVLKWDQEGFEALEHNVAIGHLLGGLGHWFTPSFAENVPLLVRLYIAHINILPGILLLLVAAHFWLIKQHGISRRPGQPAGEMLPFTTHLKHLAKYGLILGGLLLILAVLLPPTVGPAPVEGIEVTKPPWPFLPLFAVENWIGIPGLFWANVLIFILLLLVPFVDRRPEETAVRPPVRLVVGLAALLGLVVLGLLAWLTPGAVHVGG; from the coding sequence GTGACCGGAAAGACCGGTCTGTGGCGGGCCGTGGACGAGCGGCTGAAGCTGTCGGAACTGGCTTATCCTGTCCCGCGCCACGCCAACACCCTGGCCTACTCTCTGGGGGGCATCTCCCTCATCGGTTTTCTCGTGCTGATCGTCTCCGGCGTCCTGCTCGCCCAATACTATGTGCCGTTCCCGCAGTCCGCCAACGACAGCGTCCGGACCATGATGCAGACTACCGGCATCGCCCGCCTCCTGCGGGGCGTACACTACTGGGCCGCACAGGTGGTCATGGTTACGGTGCTGCTGCACATGATCCGGGTCTTCACCGCGGGGGCCTTCAAGAAGCCCCGTGAGGCAAACTGGATCATCGGTGTCGGGTTGCTGGCTTCCACCGTCGGCCTGTTCTTCACCGGGACGGTCCTGAAGTGGGACCAGGAGGGCTTCGAGGCCCTGGAGCATAACGTGGCCATCGGCCACCTGCTGGGCGGCCTGGGGCACTGGTTTACCCCGTCGTTTGCGGAAAACGTCCCGCTGCTGGTCCGCCTCTACATCGCCCACATCAATATCCTGCCGGGCATCCTGCTGTTGCTCGTGGCCGCCCACTTCTGGCTGATCAAACAGCACGGCATCTCCCGGAGGCCGGGTCAACCGGCAGGGGAGATGCTGCCCTTCACGACGCACCTCAAGCATCTGGCCAAGTACGGGCTGATCCTGGGTGGGCTCCTGCTGATCCTGGCAGTCCTGCTCCCGCCGACAGTGGGGCCGGCTCCCGTGGAAGGGATCGAGGTGACGAAACCGCCCTGGCCCTTCCTGCCTCTCTTCGCCGTGGAGAACTGGATCGGCATCCCCGGTCTGTTCTGGGCCAACGTCCTCATCTTCATCCTCCTGCTGCTGGTTCCGTTCGTCGATCGTCGCCCGGAGGAGACTGCGGTCCGGCCGCCCGTCCGCCTCGTGGTGGGGCTCGCCGCGCTTCTGGGGCTGGTCGTGCTTGGGCTGCTGGCCTGGCTCACGCCGGGGGCGGTGCACGTGGGAGGCTAG
- a CDS encoding ATP-binding cassette domain-containing protein: MASLMPASAGSITLDGADLRQMPPHRRAALGIGYLPEDRRLTPLLTVEENLLVPVWANRLDDGRKRLACVYQMMPPIVQSLAARRAGQLSGGQQKLVALARAVLIGSRLLLLDEPFEGLAPTLVEQITSVLRRLAGKDVAVLIAESELTHIDALANRTYTIERGEIVAARG, translated from the coding sequence TTGGCTAGCCTGATGCCGGCCTCTGCCGGTTCCATCACCCTCGATGGCGCCGATCTCCGGCAGATGCCACCCCACCGGCGGGCGGCCTTGGGCATCGGGTACCTCCCGGAGGATCGCAGGCTCACCCCGTTGCTCACCGTGGAGGAGAATCTCCTGGTGCCGGTGTGGGCCAACAGACTGGATGATGGGCGCAAGCGGCTGGCGTGCGTCTACCAGATGATGCCGCCGATCGTTCAATCGTTGGCTGCCCGCCGGGCCGGGCAGCTCAGTGGCGGGCAGCAGAAGCTGGTGGCGCTGGCTCGGGCGGTACTGATCGGGAGCCGCCTCCTGCTGCTGGACGAACCCTTCGAGGGTTTGGCCCCGACCCTGGTCGAGCAGATTACGAGTGTGCTGCGACGGTTGGCAGGCAAGGATGTCGCCGTTCTCATCGCCGAGTCGGAACTGACGCACATCGATGCGCTCGCCAACCGAACGTACACGATCGAACGCGGCGAAATCGTGGCTGCGCGGGGCTGA